One stretch of Kluyveromyces marxianus DMKU3-1042 DNA, complete genome, chromosome 8 DNA includes these proteins:
- the YDJ1 gene encoding type I HSP40 co-chaperone YDJ1, with product MVKDTKLYDLLGVSPDADDNQIKKAYRKSALKYHPDKNPSAEAAEKFKEITSAYEILSDSQKRDIYDQFGEEGLSGQGGGAGGFGGFGEDLFSQFFGGGGSSRPRGPQKGRDIRHEVPATLEQLYKGRTAKLALNKQVICKGCEGRGGKPGSVKKCTSCNGQGVKFVTRQMGPMIQRFQVECDACQATGEIIDPKGRCKECNGKKVNNERKILEVNIEPGMKDGQRIVFQGEADQAPGIIPGDVVFVVSEQPHPLFKRDGNDLSYEAEIDLLTAVAGGEFAIKHVSGEYLKVEIVPGEVISPGLIKVLEGKGMPIPKYGGYGNLLVKFNIKFPPSHFTSEENLKKLEEILPPRTLPSIPSNAEVEECVLTDYDANKHRSKSGANGRGQSYDSDDEEGGHHGAEGVQCASQ from the coding sequence ATGGTCAAAGACACTAAACTCTACGATTTGTTGGGTGTTTCCCCAGATGCGGATGACAACCAAATCAAGAAGGCTTACAGAAAGAGCGCTTTGAAATACCATCCAGACAAGAACCCAAGTGCAGAAGCAGctgaaaagttcaaagaaatcaCTTCTGCTTACGAAATTTTGTCAGACTCGCAAAAGAGGGATATTTACGACCaatttggtgaagaaggaCTATCAGGACAAGGTGGTGGAGCTGGCGGCTTTGGTGGATTTGGTGAAGATTTGTTCTCTCAATTCTTTGGTGGCGGTGGTAGCTCTAGACCAAGAGGTCCACAAAAGGGTAGAGATATCAGACACGAAGTTCCAGCTACTTTGGAACAACTATACAAGGGTAGAACTGCCAAGTTGGCTTTGAACAAGCAAGTCATTTGTAAAGGCTGTGAAGGTCGTGGTGGTAAGCCAGGTAGTGTTAAGAAGTGTACAAGCTGTAATGGTCAAGGTGTTAAGTTTGTCACTAGACAAATGGGTCCAATGATCCAAAGATTCCAAGTGGAGTGTGATGCTTGTCAAGCCACCGGTGAAATTATTGATCCAAAGGGCCGTTGTAAGGAATGTAACGGTAAGAAGGTCAACAACGAAAGAAAGATTCTGGAAGTCAACATTGAACCTGGTATGAAGGATGGTCAAAGAATCGTCTTCCAAGGTGAAGCTGATCAAGCTCCAGGTATTATTCCAGGTGACGTTGTCTTCGTCGTTTCTGAACAACCACATCCACTATTCAAGAGAGACGGTAACGATCTAAGCTATGAAGCTGAAATTGACCTATTAACTGCTGTTGCAGGTGGTGAATTTGCTATCAAGCATGTCTCCGGTGAATACCTAAAGGTCGAAATTGTCCCAGGTGAAGTTATCTCTCCAGGTTTGATCAAGGTTCTAGAAGGTAAGGGTATGCCAATTCCAAAGTACGGTGGCTACGGTAACTTGTTGGTTAAGTTCAACATTAAGTTCCCTCCATCCCACTTCACTAGTGAAGAAAACTTaaagaagttggaagaaattCTACCTCCAAGAACCCTACCTTCTATTCCAAGCAACGCCgaagttgaagaatgtGTATTAACCGATTACGATGCTAACAAGCACAGATCTAAGTCTGGTGCTAACGGTAGAGGTCAAAGTTACGATTCcgacgatgaagaaggtggtCACCATGGTGCAGAAGGTGTTCAATGTGCCTCTCAATGA